The stretch of DNA CAATAACCGGCCGCCCATCGCGGTCTTGGTTTCATCCAATAGCCACAATAAGGTGCCTTGCTTCTTGCCAGTTCGAATTGAACGCATTAATTCCAAATTATACTTAGAATTATGATCTAGCTTCAAAAAGTAGGATGGCTCATAAGCAATTGCTTTTTGTAAATGGGCCAAGCTACGTTTCTGCGTCACGTTGATATACATCAACAAATGCTCAACGACTTTAGTCTCTAACGCCACCGTTAAATCTTGCGTCAAATAACTCAATTCTGCTTGTGGTTCCACTTGGTTTTGTTCTGAAACTAAGATTCCCAAATTTTTGATTTGGTCGCGTAAATCTGATGAAACAGAGTCATCCACCACGATTTCTTTGGTCTGCAAACTGGTCAGTTCATTGATCAAGGTGTCATTGGTGGTGAGTAAACTGGTTTTGAGTTCCCCAGTTGAGAGGTCCGCATAAGCAAACCCAAACTGATCATCCTGTTGGATCAATGCGGTCAAATAATTATTGGATTTGGCTTGTTCTGCGCCCCGTTCAAGCGTCGTCCCCGGTGTCACTAATTGAATGACTTCCCGTTTGACCATGCCTTTCGCTAACTTAGGGTCTTCCATCTGCTCACAAATCGCAACTTTATACCCTTTATCAACTAAAATATCAATATAATTTTGCACGGCTCGATGAGGAACGCCACACATTGGAATCGGATTGGCGGCGGAATGATTCCGCGTCGTCAACGTTAATTCCAACAATTGCGCACCTTTAATCGCGTCGTCATAAAACATTTCATAAAAGTCACCCAGCCGATAGAATAAAAATGCGTCTGGATATTGATTTTTCACAGCAAAATATTGACGCATCATCGGCGTGTCGTTTGTTTTTTGTGGCAACTTAGTTCCTACTTTCTATCTCAAATTAATCATCAAAATAAGGATGGTCTGGGTTGATCAACAGTCGTTGAATCTTCTTGGCATGCCCAGTTTTACCATCAACGTCGATGAGACAGCCAGACAAGACTGCTGGACTATCCTCTTGCACGTTAAAGCGGGTCGGCATCTGTTCTAAGAACCGCCCAATCACATTTTCGCGCGTCATCCCTAAAATGCCATTATAGGGGCCGGTAAAGCCAACGTCACTTAAAAAGGCTGTGCCTTCCGGTAAGACCCGATTATCACTCGTCTGGACATGGGTATGCGTTCCAATCACCGCACTGACTTGGCCATCCAAATACCAGGCCATCGCTTCTTTTTCACTCGTGGTTTCAGCGTGCAGATCAATAAAAATATTCGGTGTTTGCTGGCGTAACTCTTTGACCAATGGCATCACCGTGATAAATGGATTCGCGAGGTTTTGCCCCATGAAGACATTTCCTTGCAAATTGATTACGGCCAACTTTTCAGTATTCACATTGACCATCGTGTACCCTTTCCCCGGTGTGGTCGCCGTTGGGAAGTTTAGGGGACGTACCAGCTTCTTGGCATCACCAATGAAGTCAAAGATCTCATTGTTATCCCAAGTGTGGTTCCCCATCGTAATCACATCTGCACCCGCCGTCAAAAAGGCCTTATAAACTTCTTGATTGATGCCACGACCCTTGGTGGCATTTTCACCATTCACGATCGTCACTTGCGGTTTGTAACGCCGCTTTAATTTTGGCAAGTACGTCGCAATCGCATTCTGACCCACTTCACCCATGACATCGCCGACAAATAAAATTCGCATATGTTGCTCCCTTGTTTTAACGTTATAACCATTATTTTAGCATTAAATGAGTTAAAAAGTGGCCAGTGGTTCACAATAAAATTTCAGGCCAAGCCTTGAGACGATTCCCACGACATGCCCTGAAACCTTATTTCCAGATTAAATTCAACTTAGTATGGTGTAGCAATCATATTAATAAGCATTGACTTAGCTTGCCGTTCCGGCTGGTCTGGACTGATGCTGGAACTGGTGGCCACGTTTGTGAGCCAAAGAGCGATCTCACAAGCTGGTGTCCGCGGAGACGGACAATTACTAAAACAAGCCAAAAAGAGTCCAAGACCGAAGTCTCAGACTCAATTCTGGTTTATTTAGCGTAGTCAACTGCTCGAACTTCCCGAATCACGGTAACTTTAATGTGGCCAGGATATTCAAGTTCATTTTCAATTTGCTTTTTAATATCGTGAGCCAAAACAGTTGCCTGTAAATCAGAAATCTCTTTTGGCTTAACGATAACTCGAATCTCACGACCCGCCTGAATCGCATAGCTCTTCTTGACACCATCTTCATCATTAGCAATCGCTTCAAGTTTTTCAAGTCGATGAATATAATTCTCCAACGACTCGCTTCGAGCACCTGGCCGGGCAGCAGAAATTGCATCCGCCGTCGCAACCAACACAGCAATAATCGATTTCGCCTCGACATCCCCATGATGGGACGCGATCGTATTGATTACAACTGGACTTTCTTTGTACTTTGTTGTTAATTCCACGCCAATTTCAACGTGGGAACCCTCGATCTCGTGATCGACAGCCTTACCAATATCGTGTAATAATCCTGCGCGTTTCGCTACAGTAACATCTTCACCAAGTTCAGCGGCCAAGACACCCGCCAACTTCGCAACTTCAATCGAATGACTCAATACGTTCTGTCCGTAACTCGTCCGATAATTCAAGCGACCGACTAACTTGATCAAATCAGGATGCATCCCATGCAAGCCTAAATCGAAGACAGTCTGTTCACCGGTCTCACGAATCTTCTCGTCCATTTCTTTACGGGCTTTTTCAACCATCTCTTCAATCCGAGCCGGATGAATCCGACCGTCTTGAATTAATTTTTCGAGCGCAATTTTAGCAATCTCACGTCGAATTGGATCAAAGCCACTCAAAACGACCGCTTCCGGCGTGTCATCGATAATTAAATCGATCCCCGTCAACGTTTCTAGCGTCCGAATATTGCGACCTTCACGGCCAATAATCCGGCCCTTCATGTCATCATTTGGTAACGAGACGACAGAGACCGTCGTTTCAGAAACCATATCGGCGGCACTCTGCTGAATCGCTTGAACAATTAAGTTTTTAGCTTCTTTTTCAGACTGAGATTTGACCTCGTCCGTACTTTCTTTGATCATCACGGCTCGCTCATGCGTTAATTGATCCCGCGTTTGCGTTAAAATCCGTTCCCGCGCTTGGTCTTGTGACAAGGCGGCGACCTTTTCTAATTCTGCTTGACGTTGCGTGATTAGTGAAGCTGCACTTTGTTGCTGTTGCTCAACCCGTTTTTGCTCTGTGGCAATTTTATCTTCTTTTTTGCCCAAAGCATCTTCGCGTTTTTCAAAAGTATTTTCTTTGTGGTCCAAAGTTTCTTCGCGTTGTAACAGACGGTCTTCTTGCTTTTGCACTTCATTCCGTCGTTGCTTCAACTCGCCTTCAACTTCAGTTCGATAGCGATGACTCTCCTCTTTTGCTTCGAGGACTTTTTCTTTCTTTTGAGTCACAGCTGCTTTCTTAGCCTCAGAAATAATACCTTCGGCGGTGTTCTTGGCCACGTCCAATTCTTTTTCATGGACATTCTTACGAACATAATAACCAATCCCATAGCCGACAACAATCGCGATGACTGCGAGGATTAACCCGAAAACATTCATGTTTCCACCTCCGCATCACCAAAATCCAGTTAACATAAAATCAACTACAAATTTTCAGATGTTATATTTTGATTACTTACACACTTGTTATTCTAATGTTTGAAACTAGTAGTGTCAACTTAAAGTCTTATGTGAGTGCGTGTTTAGTCTATCGGTTTGCCTGTCCAAATCACCTTTTAGAAGACACAAAACGCCCAAAGCAACCGCTTTGGACGTTAACTGCAAACTTATTTAGTTTCTTTGGCCGTTTTAGGGTCATCTTTGAGATCAAGCGTGGTTGGTTCAGCTTTAGCTTTAGACTTCGACTTTGATTTGTCTTCCGTCATTTCAGCTTCTTCTTTGGTCGCAGCATCCATCCCATAGGCCTTACGAACCTTAGTCCGAATTTCAGCCATCACATCAGGATGCTCTTCCAAATACTTCTTCGCATTCTCACGGCCTTGACCAATTCGATCTTCACCGTAAGAGTACCAAGAACCACTCTTCTTAACAATGTCCTTATCAGCAGCCATGTCGACGATTTCACCAGTTTGTGAAATCCCATGACCATACATGATATCAACTTCGGCACGCTTAAATGGCGGCGCAACCTTATTTTTGACCACTTTGATACGCACACGGTTCCCGATAATATCGGTCCCATCTTTGATCTGTTCTGCGCGACGAACTTCCAAACGAATAGTCGCGTAGAATTTCAAAGCCCGACCACCAGGTGTCACTTCAGGGTTACCAAACATAACCCCAACTTTTTCACGAATTTGGTTAATAAATAACGCAATCGTTTTAGTTTTATTTAAAGTCCCAGAGAGTTTCCGCAACGCTTGTGACATCAAACGTGCTTGTAACCCAACGTGGGCATCACCCATTTCGCCTTCAATTTCAGCCCGTGGGACTAATGCCGCCACAGAATCAATGACTAAGATGTCAACCGCACCACTGGAAACCAAGGCATCCGCAATTTCTAGGCCTTGTTCACCAGTATCTGGTTGCGAGAGCAATAAGTCGTCAATATTAACGCCTAAGTGTTCCGCATAAACGGGATCCAACGCGTTTTCTGCATCAATATAAGCCGCTGTCCCGCCTTGCTTTTGCACTTCAGCCACAGCGTGCAACGCAACAGTCGTCTTACCAGAACTTTCTGGGCCATAGATTTCAACGATTCGGCCACGTGGATAACCACCGACCCCTAACGCATCATCTAAGGCTAATGACCCACTTGAAATGGTAGAGATTTCGGTGTTAGCCGCATCCCCCATCCGCATAATGGAGCCTTTCCCAAAGTTCTTTTCAATCTTTTTTAGGGCAGCATCTAGTGCTGCTTGCCGTGCATCAGCCAAATTATTTCCTCCTTTGGTTCTCGCTCTTAACTCTTAATATCATAGCTGTTCAATTGCAGAAATGCAAGCAAAAAGCGAACAAAAGTTCGGTTTATTTTTCAGTTGGCTGCTCAGCTGTTAAAGCATGCCGTAACAGGTCTAATCCGGCCATCACACTGCGCTCACGAATCTTTTGCCGGTCGCCGGCAAAGTGATACAAGTGCCCAGTCGTCGGCTGTTGACGATACGCCAGACCAATCCATACCGTACCAGCTGGTTGGCCTTCAAGCTCATCTGGACCTGCAACGCCGGTGAAGCTCAGCGCGACATCCGTTTGTAGCTGGGTACGGGCCCCATCCGCCATGGCGATCGCCGTCGCTTCAGAAACGACACCATCTTGATCAATTGTAGTTTGTGGAACCTGTACCAATTGATGCTTTACCGCATTCGCATAGGTCACAAAGCCACCTGGAAAGATTTCTGAGACGCCCGGAACGCCACCAATGGTACTTTGGAATTCACCGGCAGTTAAACTCTCGGCTGCGGTTAAGCTTAAACGACGGGCAATCATGGTTTTAATAACGACTTTGGCAAGCGAGTTGTCATCGCCATACCCATAAAAGTAGTCGCCAACTTTGGCCTTGATTTGATTTTCAACGGCATCTAAAGCCGCTTTAGCCGCTGCTTGTGACTCAGCTTGGGCGCTGATCCGCAGCGTGACCTCGTTCGTCTTAGCATATGGGGCAATCGTCACTGCTTGTTGATCATCGATCAAAGCTTGCAACTCGGTCACTAGCTTAGATTCACCAATACCAAAGAACCGCAAGACCCGTGAATAGATCTGTGCTTGTTGCCCATAGGCCGCTTGTAATTTAGGCTTGGCCTCCGTATCAAACATCTTAGTCATTTCACGGGGTGGCCCTGGTAACAGCAAAAAGTCGGCCGAATCTGGTGAGCGATAGAAGGCCCCCACTGCCATCCCATTATGATTGGTCAAAGGTGTTGCACCGGCCGGATACAAGGCTTGAATCCGGTTATTGGCGGTCATGATTTTCCCAGTGGTCTTAAAGTAATCATCGATCACCGTCATCGCGTGCGCATCTTCTACTAACGAGACGTTTAAATACTGAGCCAACGTTTGCTTGGTTAAATCATCTTTGGTTGGGCCGAGACCACCAGATAAAATCACCAAATCATTTCGACGGGCAGCGATTTCAATCACACTAGCCAACCGTTCTGGGTTATCACCAACGACTGTTTGGTAATAGCTTTCAATACCAAGCTCAGCGAGACCTTGTGCAATATGAGTGCTATTGGTATTAGTAATCTGACCGAGCAAAATCTCGGTACCAACTGCAATTATTTCTGCTTGCATGAAAAATTAATTCCTCCTCATAACCGTTTTGACTGGTTACATTAAGTATATACGAAATTTGAGTCATGCCTCCATCAAAAGTGCTCAAAAAAATTCACTGACTCGTTGTCGCAGTCAGTGAATCATCAGTGCTATTTAAACCCATCCGCAAAGACGTCTCGATTTTGGACGAAATAGTCGATGCCGGAGTAAATCACAAAGAATAAGCAAATATATAACATGATCAAGGCAAATGGGATGTTGATGGCGTCAAATAAGACGTTATTCAACAGTAGAAAGATAATCGCGATCATTTGCGTGGTCGTTTTAATCTTACCAGGCATCGCTGCCGCCATGACCTTACCATTGTTTTCAACAATCAATAACCGTAAACCAGTCACAGCTAGTTCACGACACATGATAATGGCAACCACCCAGTCAGGGGCTAAATTCATCCGTACCAAAATGATAAAAGCCGTCATAACCAACATTTTGTCGGCCAATGGATCAGCAAATTTACCAAAGTTAGTAACTAGATGTTGCCCACGGGCAATCTTGCCATCTGCCAAATCCGTCAACGAAGCGACCGCAAAAATAATCGTTGCAACCACTTGGGTGACGGGAATGGTCGTCCCCGCCCAGACCACTTGACCCCAACTTAATGGTAAGACCATGATCAGGATGAACACAGGGATTAAAATAATTCGAAATACAGTTAATTTATTGGGTAAATTCATTCAGTTTTCCTCCGTAACGGCTATTTAATGGTTAAAGTAATCGTCCGTACTTGTGACGAACTATTCTTTGGATTGAAATCAAATTTCTTGCCATTAATCGTTACTGAGGTCGCCGTGGCATTTCCAAATTGAAGCTTAACCGTCTTAGCATTGCTTGGTAACGTCACATCATGACTACCATTCGCAGTCAACGTGCCTTGCCAAGTCTGGGTACCGTCAGTTGTCACCGACATCCAGGCAGATTTAGTGGCTTTAAAAGTGACTTTATTCTTATCCGCACCATTCGTTAACGTATAAGCGGTGTCACTATCGCCATCTGCTTTAATCGTCTGTTCATCTGCTTTGGCTTTCTTTTCAGAACTAGCTTTGGCAGCGCTACTGCTGCTAGCAGCCTTTTTAGAACTAGCAATTTTACTGCTACTATTGGCCTTAGAACTGGACACTTCGGTCGTTGAACTACTTGAACTTGCCGCTGAACCGGAACCAGCATGCGTTCTCACCGCCATAAACCAGATAAATAGCAAAATGAGTACCACAATCGCCGTCACGATAATCGTTGGCAAATAGTTACGAACACGCCCAGCTGGTGTATTCGGTTGTTCGCGTGAACTCGTCCGGGTTGGCTGGACCTCATCCACATTCTTAACGATCGTTTCTGTTTCAGTTTTTGGTAACTCGTCGCGATATTCTTCAAGCAAAGCATTGCCATCAAGATCAACGGTATCCGCGTATTGTTTAATAAAAGCCCGGACATAGAAATCCCCTGGCAACTTATCAAACTCGCCATCTTCAATCGCAATCAAATAACGCTTCTGGATTTTGGTGATTTGTTGCAAATCATCAATGGTTAATCCCTTAGTCGTTCGTGCAGTTTTTAGCCGCGCACCAATGGTACTCTTCTCTTCATTTTCACTCATTTGACTTTTTCTCCACCCTAAGTCTATTTTCGAAATCTTTCGTTTCATAGTATATCACAGCCGACTCAATTGTCGGTACTGATGACAATAACTTTCGGATTTCTTTAATTCTTGGTCAGCGGTCGAATTTGATATTCGCTGATAGCTTGCGATGTCAGCAGTTGTTTCGCGATTGTTGCGACATCTTCCAAACTCAACCCGTCAATAACCGCGGGTTCATCAAAAATGGTCGCCTGGCCAAATAAATTCTGATCATAACGATTAGCAATTGCTTCCAAAGAGTTGGCCATGAAAACAATCCGGCCAATCATTTCTTTTTTGATTGTTGCTAACAAGTCGTCTTGACCAAGTACCGCTTTTTGCCAATTCTCTAAACCATCAATAATGGCAGCGTCAAAGGCGGCGGGATCATCCGTTTCGCCACTAAAAGTTAGGAAGTTAAACTCATTTTGTAATTCGAAGTCATAACCAAAAGTGTCGTCGATAATGCCTTGGTCATATAAACGCAAATAATTTTTAGAGGTATCGCCAAATAACATCTCTAATAAGACATTCACACCAGCACGATACTTCAGGGCAGGCGCCCCAGCTTCGATTGGCGTCAAACCTTTCACCCCAACGACTGATTTGGCCCGCTTGACGGGCATCTCGATTGACCGATAAGGCATAATATCATGACCATCCGTGGCGGTTGCGGGAATTTTCGTTTCAATCGGTTGAAAGGCCGGAAATTGTTTAGCCGCCTGATTTGCCTTGATCCAAGTAAGCACTTCGTCTGGATCAAGCTTTCCCACGACGAACAACGTCATGTTTTGGGGATGATAGAACGTCCGATAGGCCGCATATAAATCAGCCGCCGTAATCTTCGCAATTGATTCTGTGGTGCCGGCAATGTCATATTGCAACGGATGATTAGGGTATAAGTTACCAATCATGCCAAAGTATAACCGCCAACTAGGATCATCATCGTACATCTCAATTTCTTGACCAATGATGCCCTTTTCCTTGTCTACCGTTTGTGGCGTGAAATATGGCTCTTGGACAAAGTCGAGCAAGGTCTCTAAGTTCTCTTTCAAACTACGGGTGGCTGAAAATAAATAGCTTGTCCGTGTAAAACTCGTAAACGCATTCGCATTGGCTCCGTATTTACCGAACGTTTGAAACGCATCATGGTCAGCTTTTTCAAACATTTTATGTTCGAGGAAATGAGCGATGCCATCTGGAAAACGGCGCATCTCACTCTCGCCGGCCGGGACAAAGGTATTATTGATCGACCCATAATTCGTCGTGAAAACGGCATAAGTTTTATGATAGCCAGCTTTGGGAAGTAACGTGACGGTTAAGCCATTATCCAGCTTAGTTTGATAACTGGTTTCATTAAATTGATCATAATTATTTACTTGCATGCTGACCTCCAGTTAAGAAGAATCCATTATTCAGGGTAACCAACTTGGCAACCGCCTGAATCTGGTCGCGGGTCACTGCCTGAATTTGTTGGAGCCACTCGTCATCACTGACCGCTTGTTGCGTTAAATCATCGATCAACGCTTGAACTGCAAACGTGCGTTGACTATCCAAACTAGATTCAAAATCATTGATCAAGCCCAGTTTTAACTGGTCGACCAATTCATCCGTGAAATCGCCTTGTTGAATCGCCGTTAGCTGCGCGGCAATAATTTGAAGGACTTGATCGTGATTCTGACCATCAATCCCGGCAGAAACCTTTAAAACACCCCGAAAAGTATCTAATGAACTGCTGGCATAATAGGCCAAACTTGCCTTTTCACGCACATTCATAAATAATTTCGATAACGGTGACCCACCAAATAATTCATTAAACACTAATGCAGCATAGTAATGTTGGTCACGATAGAAGACTGGAAAATCATAACCCAAGTTCAATTTAGCTTGACTCAACTCCTGAACTTCGGTCTTTTCCACAAAATTGCCGGTATTTTGATGTTGATAAAAGGCTGCTGGTCGGTCAACTAAACGATCTTGGAACCCGACTGCCTGCCATTGTTTGACGATGGCAGCTTCGTCCAAATCACCCATGACGATAATATCGACCTGATCTTCGGTCAACAACCGCTGATAATAAGTGTACAAGTCACTGGCCGTCAGCGCATCAATATCAGCCGCTAACCCATAGCTCGGTAACTGTTGTGCCACATCCGCAGCAAATAGTGCTTCATTTAATTGCTGTGCGGCATAATACTGCTTATCATCCGCCACTGACTCAATCGATGCCTTTAAATTTAACGCTTGGCGTTTAAACGTCGGTTCGTCAAAATGACCATCGTGCACCAATGGTTTAAAAATAATCTTACTCAAAAAATCAATGGCTTGTGACGTTAACGGCTCATCAGTCGCTAGATAACGTTCGTTTGGCACGGTAATAGCTAAACGTAAATTGTGTGTTGGCCCCTTGCGGCTAACGCCAGCACCAAACGCTGCACCATACATATCCGCTAACGCATGGGCTAAAGCGCGTTGATCAGGATAATCCGCGGCGCTCGTTTCTAATAAGTTGGACAAGAGTGCCCGTTTTGTAATATCGGCCCGGTTAATCGGTGCCCGAAAATTAATACTAATTTGATTGGTCTTAAATTGATGACTCTGAATCGTCGTCAATTGAACCCCTTTTGCTAACTGAGTTTGCAAATGAAATCCTCCTTGCATATGTAATAAATAATAAGCGAAAGGTTAGCTTGACGCAACTTTCAATGTCGACATCCCCAATGGCTTGGTCCAAGTTAACAAACAACCGGCAAAAATGAGAGCCAGATGAGGTTACATTAACATTGCAAACAAGCGGTTTGTCTGCTATTCTTTGAAGTATTGATAAAATTGAGGAGCGATTTAATGTGAAAGTAATTAAATTTGGTGGCAGTTCGCTTGCCAGCAGTACCCAGCTACAAAAAGTACTGTCGATCGTCGAAGCCGACGACCAACGGAAATACGTGATTGTTTCTGCGCCAGGCAAACGGTTTGACGGCGATACCAAAGTCACCGATTTGCTCATTCAGTATGCCCGTCAAACGATCCATCACCAGTCAACGACCGCCGTCATGCAAGCAATCATTGATCGCTATGCCGAAATTGGCCACGGTTTTAACGTTCCGGAATCACAATTGACCCCGATCTACGATATCATTAAAAATTTGCCCAATCAGACCTACGCGGACAATACTTACCTCATGGCAACGTTTAAAGCGCATGGTGAACGTTTAAATGCCCAACTCGTGGCGGCAGTTTTCGCCCAGTCTGGCTTAAATGCGCGTTACTTAGATCCTAAGGACGCTGGCATGGTCGTGACCGATGTTCCTGACGACGCCCAAATTATTGACAGTAGTTATGACAAGATTGCCAAGTGGGCCGATAGTCCACAAATTTTAGTTATCCCCGGCTTCTTCGCCTACAACCGTAATGGTCAAATCTGTACCTTTTCACGGGGCGGTTCCGATATTACCGGCGCAATTATTGCGCGCGGGGTACATGCGGATCGCTATGAAAACTTTACGGATGTGGATGCCATCTACGCCGTTAATCCCAAGTTAGTGGCGCAACCGGCGGCCATCCAAGAGATGACTTTCCGAGAGATGCGTGAACTTTCTTATGCTGGTTTTTCAGTTTTCCATGATGAGGCCTTGATTCCCGCAATCCAAGGCAATATCACCGTTAACGTCAAAAATACGAACCATCCAGAAGCTCCCGGAACCTTGATCAAATCCGTCAAAGACGGCAGTACCGCTTATCCCGTCACTGGGATTGCGAGTTCTTCCAGCTTTTGTTCATTATACATTCGGAAATACTTATTGAACAAAGAAGTCGGCTTCGGTCGCAAAATCTTAACGATTCTTGAAGATCATCATGTGAGTTACGAACACATGCCTTCTGGGATTGATGACTTAACGATTATCTTTGATGAACATCAATTGACGCCAGAATTAGAAACCGTCTTAAAAGACGAAATTTCTGACGCCGTGCAACCTGATGAAATATACTTCACCCATGATTATTCCATCCTAATGATTGTTGGGGAAAACATGCGGAATCGCGTGGGCATCATGTCTCGGGCGTCAACGGCCTTAGCGGATCACAATATTAAATTAATTATGGTCAACCAAGGTGCTTCTGAAATTTCCATCATGTTCGG from Lactiplantibacillus brownii encodes:
- a CDS encoding aspartate kinase — translated: MKVIKFGGSSLASSTQLQKVLSIVEADDQRKYVIVSAPGKRFDGDTKVTDLLIQYARQTIHHQSTTAVMQAIIDRYAEIGHGFNVPESQLTPIYDIIKNLPNQTYADNTYLMATFKAHGERLNAQLVAAVFAQSGLNARYLDPKDAGMVVTDVPDDAQIIDSSYDKIAKWADSPQILVIPGFFAYNRNGQICTFSRGGSDITGAIIARGVHADRYENFTDVDAIYAVNPKLVAQPAAIQEMTFREMRELSYAGFSVFHDEALIPAIQGNITVNVKNTNHPEAPGTLIKSVKDGSTAYPVTGIASSSSFCSLYIRKYLLNKEVGFGRKILTILEDHHVSYEHMPSGIDDLTIIFDEHQLTPELETVLKDEISDAVQPDEIYFTHDYSILMIVGENMRNRVGIMSRASTALADHNIKLIMVNQGASEISIMFGVHDRDADQAVIALYNEFFN